The nucleotide sequence CGACCACCAGGTGGTGAGCCATCACCAGCAGCCGGCCCGCCTCCTCGAACCACACCGCCTGCACCATCACACCCGCCTCGGGAGCGAGCCGCAGCTGCGCGGCACGCGCCTCCACCGCGACCTCACCCCCGGCCACCCGCAGCACATCCGCCGCCCGCACCGAACCCGGCTCGGCGACATCGAGGTTCCACACCGACTCGCCCCGCACCAGACGCGCACGCAGCACGTCATGCCGGTCGAGAACGCTCTGCAGCGCCGACTCCAGCCGCTCGTACGTGGCACCGGCCGGAGTCTGCACCAGCATCGCCTGGTTGAACCCGTCCACCGGCCCGCCCAGCTCACGCAGCCACCCCACGATCGGAGTCTGCGCGACCAGGCCCAGACCCGCCGACGGATCCTCCGCCACCGAACCCGACACCGCCTGCGCCACCGCCGCCAGCGCCTCCGGCGTCCGGTACTGGAACACCTCACGCGCCGTGAACACCAGACCCGCCCTACGCGCCCGGCTCACCAGCTGGATCGACACGATGCTGTCGCCACCCAACTCGAAGAAGCTGTCCTCCACCGAAACGGTGTCCAGACCCAGCAGCTCGGCGTAGATGCCGCAGAGGATCTCCTCCGGGGCCGTGCGGGGCTTACGGCCCTGGCCGGCGCCGGTGTACTCCGGGGCGGGCAGGGCCTTGCGGTCGAGCTTGCCGTTGACGGTCAGCGGGAGGGCGTCCAGCTCCATGAAGGCGGACGGGACCATGTACTCGGGCAGGGCCGCGCCGACGTGGGCACGGAGCGCCTCGGTGTCGACGGATGTGCCGTCGGCGGGGGTGAGGTAGGCGACGAGGCGCTTGATGCCCGGCTGGTCCTCGCGGACGATCACCGCGTTCTGTGCCACCGAAGCGTGCGAGCCCAGGACGGTCTCGATCTCGCCGAGCTCGATCCGGAAACCACGCACCTTGACCTGGTCGTCCGAGCGGCCCAGGTACTCCAGCTCACCCGTGCGCGTCCGGCGGGCCAGGTCACCCGTGCGGTACATGCGGCTGCCGGACGGGCCGTGCGGGTCGGCGGTGAAACGCTCCGCCGTCAGACCGGGACGGCCCAGGTAGCCGCGGGCCAGGCCGGCGCCCGCGAGATAGAGCTCTCCCGCGACACCCGGGGCGACGGGCCGCAGGGTGGCGTCGAGCACGTACGTGCGCGTGCCCTCGATGGGCGTGCCCATGGACGGCACGCCCGAACCCGCCGCGAGGGGCGTCGAGGTGGTCGCCACGACGGTGGATTCGGTCGGCCCGTACGCGTTGACCATGCGGCGGCCCGGCGCCCACCGGTCCACCAGCTCCGCCGAGGTGGCGTCACCGCCCACGATCAGCGAACGGAACTGCGGGAACCGGCCCGCCGGAACGCTGGCGAGCGCAGCCGGCGGAATCAACGCGTGCGTCACCCGCTCCTCGTCCAGGACCTGGGCCAGCACCTCACCGGCCAGCGGACCCGCCGGCGGCACCACGAGCGTCGCGCCCGCGGCGAAGGTCATCACCAGTTCCAGGACGGAGGCGTCGAAGCTCGGCGACGCGAACTGCAGCACACGGCTGTCCGCGTCCACGTCGAAACGCTCGACCTCGGCCGCCGCGAAGCTCGCCAGACCCGCGTGCGAGACCACCACGCCCTTGGGACGGCCCGTCGACCCGGACGTGTAGATCACGTACGCCGGATTTTCCGGCAGGACCGCGACGGAGGGCCGGGACGTCGCGAACTCCTCTGCCACATCGGGCAGTTCACGCAGGACCAGGACCGGACGCGCGTCGTCGAGCATGTAGGCGATGCGCTCGGCCGGGTACTGCGGGTCCACCGGCAGATAGGCGGCGCCCGCCTTCAGCACCGCGAGCTGTGCGACCACGATGTCCACCGACCGGGGCAGCACCAAGGCCACCACGCCCTCCGGACCCGCGCCCTGACCCGCAAGCCAGCGCGCCAGACGGTTCGCCCGCGCCTCCACCTGCGCGTACGACAGGACGAGGTCACCACTGACCACCGCCGGCGCCTCGGGCGTCCGCTCCACCGCGGCCTCGAACAGGCCGTGGAAGGTCACCGGCTCCAGCTCACACCCAAAGCCGGCCCACTCCCCCACCGCCAGCGCGCGCTCGGCATCGCTCAGCACCTCGACGGCACCGACCCGGACGTCCGGATCTGCCGCGACCGCCTCCAGCACCGCCACCAACCGGGCCGCCAGGGCCTCCACCGTCGCCCGGTCGAACAGATCGACCGCGTACTCGACGCTCCCCTCCAGGCCCGACTCGCGCTCGGCGAGGGTGAACGAGAGGTCGAACTTGGCGGTGTCCAGGCGGACCGGCTGGCGGGTCACCTCGACCCCGGGCAGGGCGAGCTCGTCGGAGGGGATGTTCTGGAGCTGGAAGGAGACTTGGAACAGCGGGTGGCGGGCCATGGACCGCTCGGGGTTCAGGACCTCCACCAGCCGCTCGAAGGGCACGTCCTGGTTCGCGTACGCCGCCAGGTCCGTCTCCCGGACCCGCTCCAGCAGCTCCCGGAACGTCGGGTCCCCGGACAGGTCGGTGCGCAGCACCAGCGTGTTGATGAAGAAGCCCACGAGGTCGTCGAGGGCCTCGTCGGTGCGGCCCGCGACGGGCGAGCCGAGCGGGATGTCGGTGCCCGCGCCGAGGCGGTGCAGCAAGGTGGCCAGCGCGGCCTGGACGACCATGAAGAGGCTGATGCCGCTGGTGCGGGCGAGCCGGTCGAGTCCGGCGTGGAGCTCGGCCGGGACGGTGAAGGCGAGGGTGTCGCCGCGGTAGCTCATGTGGGCCGGGCGCGGGCGGTCCGTGGGGAGGGCCAGCTCCTCGGGGAGGCCGGCGAGAGCGCCGCGCCAGTGGTCGACCTGGCGGGCGAGCTCGCTCGCCGGGTCCTGCTCGTCGCCGAGGACCTCGCGCTGCCAGAGGGTGTAGTCCGCGTACTGAACCGGCAGCGGGGTGAACTCCGGTGCCGTTCCGCCCAGTCGGGCGGCGTAGGCGGTGGACAGGTCGCGGGCGAGCGGGGCGAGGGACCAGCCGTCGCCGGCGATGTGGTGGACGACGACGAGCAGCGCGTGGTCGTCGTCGGCGAGGGTGAGCAGGTGGGCGCGGACCGGGATGTCGCGGGTGACGTCGAAGCCGTCGCCCGCCGCCCGTGCGAGCGCGTCGTCCAGGGCTTCGGCGGCGACGGAGGTGCGGTGCAGCAGGGGCCGGGAGGCCGGGTCGGCCGGGTCCAGGACGTGCTGGCGCGGGTGGCCGTCGGTGTCGGGGAAGACGGTGCGCAGGGCCTCGTGGCGGGTGGTGAGGTCGGCGAGCGCGGCTTCGAGCGCGTCCGCGTCGACCGGGCCGCGCAGGCGCAGGGACAGGCCGAGGTTGTAGGTGCCGCTGGGGCCGTCGAAGTGGCCGAGGAACCAGAGCCGGCGCTGGGCGTGGGAGAGGGGGATCTGCGCTGGTCGGGCCTGTGGCAGGACGGCCGCGCGGCCTGCGGCGGCCCCGTCGAGGGTGGCGGCGAGGGCCGCGACGGTCGGGTTCTCGAAGAGGGCGCGGACGGTGAGTTCGGCGTCGGCTTCGGTGCGGATGCGGCTGATGAGGCGGGTGGCGAGGAGGGAGTGGCCGCCGAGGTCGAAGAAGCTGTCGTCGATGGAGACCCGCTCCAGATCGAGGACTTCGGCGAACAGGGTGGCGAGGAGGGTTTCCCGGCGGGTGCGGGGGGCGCGGCCCTCGCTGAGGCCGGCGAAGTCGGGGGCGGGCAGGGCACGCCGGTCGAGCTTGCCGTTGGTGGTGACGGGCAGGGCGTCCAGGACGAGGACGGCGGCGGGCACCATGTAGTCGGGCAGGGTGGCGCCGACGTGCGCGCGCAGTGCCGCCGGGTCGGCGCCGGTCCGGGTGTCGGCGGGGACGACGTAGCCGACGAGGCGCTTGTCGCCGGGGCGGTCCTCGCGGACGAGGACGGCGGCCTGGGCGACGGCGGGGTGGCCGGTGAGGGCGGCCTCGATCTCGCCGGGTTCGATGCGGAAGCCGCGGATCTTGACCTGGTCGTCGGCGCGGCCGAGGTAGTCGAGTTCGCCGTCGGCGGTCCAGCGGGCGATGTCGCCGGTGCGGTACATGCGGGCGCCCGGCGCGCCGTGGGGGTCGGCGGTGAAGCGTTCGGCGGTCAGGCCGGGGCGGCCCAGGTAACCGCGGGCGAGGCCGTGGCCGGTGAGGTAGAGCTCGCCGGGGACGCCGGGCGGGACGGGGTTGAGGTCGCGGTCCAGGACGTAGACGCGGGTGTTGGTGATGGGGCGGCCGATGGTGGGGGCGCCGGTGTGCGGGCTGAGGGCGCCGCTCATGGTGGCGCAGACCGTGGACTCGGTGGGTCCGTAGGCGTTGACCATCGTGCGGCCGTGCGACCAGCGGGCGACGAGCTCGGCGGAGCAGGCCTCGCCGGCGGTGACGAGGGTCATGCCCTCGGGGAGCCGGGCCTCGCCCATGGCGGCGAGGACGACGGGCGGCAGGGTGGCGTGCGTGACCCGCTGCTCGGCGAGGAGCGTGGCCAGCGGCTCGCCCGCGGCCAGCCGTTCGGCGGGCGCGAGGACCAGGGCCGAGCCGGTCGTCAGGGTGGTGAGCATCTCCCAGACGGAGGCGTCGAAGCTGGGCGAGGAGAACTGCAGCACACGGTGGCCGGGGCCGCCGCCGAACCAGCGCCGGTGGGCGGCGGCCATGCTGGCGACGCCGGTGTGGCTGACGACGACGCCCTTGGGGCGGCCGGTGGAGCCGGAGGTGTAGATGACGTACGCCGCGTCCTCTTGGGTGAGCGGGACGTCCGCGAGGGGTTCGGCGGGCAGCGGGGTCCGGTCCAGCAGAAGCCGTCGGGTGCCGTCGGCGGGCAGGGTGTCCTGGAGGGCGGTGGTGGTGACGACGAGGGCGGGCCGGGCGTCGTCGAGGATGTACGCGATGCGCTCGGCCGGGTACGCCGGGTCGACGGGGACGTAGGCCGCGCCGGCCTTCATCGTGGCGAGGAGGCTGACGAGCGTGTCGACACCGCGGCCCAGGGCGACGGCGACGAGGCGGCCGCGGCCGGCGCCGTGCTCGGTGAGCAGCCGGGCCAGCCGGGCGGCCCGCCCGTCGAGCTCGCGGTAGGTGAGGGTGGTGTCCTCGTGGACGAGGGCGGCCGCGTCGGGGGTGCGGGCGACCTGGGCGGCGAAGAGCTCGGGCGTGGTCGCGGACGGGAGCGGTACGCCGGTGTCGTTCCACTCCTGAAGGACGCGGGCGCGTTCGTCGGCGCCGAGGAGGTCGACGGCTCCGACGGGGAGGGCGGGGTCGGCGGTGACGGCCTCGATCAGGCGCCGGAAGCGCATCCCCAGGCCGGCGGCGGTCTCGTCGTCGAAGAGGTCGCGGGCGAACTCGACGGTGCCCTCGACGCCCGCGGGCCGGCCGTCGTCGGTGAAGCGCTCGCCGAGCCGGAACGACAGGTCGAACTTGGCGGTGTCGGTCTCCAGGTGGCGCACCGTCGCGGTCAGGCCGGGCAGCTCGAGGACGGGCGCGGCGTTGTCCTCCAGGGCGAGGGTGACCTGGACCAGCGGGTGGCGGGCCAGCGAGCGCACCGGGTTGAGGATCTCCACCAGCCGCTCGAAGGGCACGTCCTGGTTCGCGTAGGCGGTGAGGTCGTACTCGCGGACGCGGTCGAGGAGTTGGCGGAAGGTCGGGCTGCCGGAGACGTCGGTGCGCAGCACGAGGGTGTTGACGAAGAAGCCGACCAGGTCGCCGAGGGCCTCGTCGGTGCGGCCGGCGATGACGGTGCCGACGGGGATGTCGTCGCCGGCGCCGAGGCGGTGCAGCAGGGCGGCGAGGGCGGCCTGCGCCACCATGAAGACGCTGGCCTTGCTGTCCCGGGCGAGGGTGAGCAGCCGTTCGTGGACCTCGGGGGCGAGGGCGAAGGCGACCCGGCCGCCCTGGTGGCCTGCGACGGCGGGGCGGGGCCGGTCGGTGGGCAGGGCGAGCTCCTCGGGCAGTCCGCCGAGGGTGTCCTTCCAGTGCGCGATCTGCCGGGCGAGGACGTCTTGCGGGTTGTTCTCGTCGCCGAGGAGGTCCCGCTGCCACAGGGTGTAGTCGGCGTACTGGACGGGGAGCGGCGGGTACTGGGGGGCGCCGCCGCGCAGCCGGGCCGCGTACGCCTGACTGAGGTCGCGGGTGAAGGGGGCCACGGACCAGCCGTCGCCGGCGATGTGGTGGACCACCAGCAACAGGCAGTGGCGTTCGGGGGCGAGGGTGAACAGGTGGGCGCGGACGGGAATCTCGGCGGACAGGTCGAAGCCGCGGGCGGCGGCGCGCACGAGGCCGTCCTCCAGAGCGGCTTCGTCGGCGACCTCGGTGACGAGCAGCTCGGGGCGGGCGTCGGCGGGGGCCAGGACGTGCTGGTGGGGGGCGCCGTCGCGGACGGGGAAGACGGTCCGCAGGCTTTCGTGGCGGGCCACGACGTCGCTCAGGGCGGCGCGCAGGGCCTCGGTGTCGGGGCGGCCGGTCAGCTCGACGGTGAGCCCGTCGTTGTAGGCGGCCTGGCCGCTGCCGTTCTCCATCTGGTTGAGGAACCACAGCCGGTTCTGCGCCGCCGACAGCGGCAGCAGCTCGGGCCGCGGGCGCGCGGTGAGCGCGGGCCGGGCGGCCTGGGCGGCGAGGCCCAGGGCCTGGGCGAGGGTGGCGACCGTGGCGTTCTCGAAGACCGTACGCAGGGTCAGCTCGGCCCGCAGCTCCTTGCGGATCCGGCCGACCAGCCGGGTCACCTGGAGGGAACTGCCGCCGAGGAGGAAGAAGTTGTCGTCGACGGAGACGACCTGCTCACCGAGGACCTCGGTGAACAGCCGGCACAGGGTCTCCTCGGCGTCGGTGCGCGGCGCCCGGGAGGCGGTGGCGGGGGCCTCAGTCTTCGGCGCGGACGCGGAGGCGGACGTGGACGCGGAGGCGGGTACGGAGGCGGGTACGTCGGCGGCGAGCGCGCGCGGCGGCAGGGCCGAGGTGTCGAGTTCGAGGGAGCCGACGGTCGCGTCGGGGGCGGCGGCGCCGAGCCGGTGCAGGAAGTCGAGGAAGGTCAGCTGGTAGGCGCGCAGGTCCTCGTCGCCGTACAGGTCGGGGTTGGCGTCGAAGTCGATCTGGAGGCCGGAGGCGGTGCCGCGGTCGTAGACGATGAAGGAGATGTCGTCGGCGGGGCCGATGGACAGGTTGTGGGGGCGCGCGGTGTGGCCGCCGAAGCTCAGGTCGTAGTCGAACATCATGATGTTGACGTGCGGGCCGACCAGGCGGCGGTCGTCGGCGAGCATGCCGAGGTCGCGGCGCAGGTCCTCGAACTGGTAGCGCTGGTGCTTCATGGCGGCGCGCATCTCGCCGGAGACCTGGTGCAGCAGTTCCTCGACGGTGCTGTCCGGACGGATGGCGATGCGCAGCGGCAGCACGTTGGAGACCATGCCGGGGACGCTGCGGGCGTTCTTGCCGAGCCGGGTGGAGACGGGCAGGCCGAGCACGATCTCGGGGGCTCCGGTGAGCCGCTGCAGCCACAGGGCGACGGCGGCGATCAGCGCGGGCGGCCAGGTGACGGCGGCGTCGGAGGCCAAAGTGCGCAGCCGCTCGGTCTCGGTCCGGCCGAGGTAGGCGGTGCGGCGGGCCAGCGAGCGTGCCAGGGCCGGCTGCTCGCCGGAGAGGCTGACGGGCTCGGGGGCTTCCTTGAGCCGGTCGATCCAGTAGGCGCGGTCGGTGCCGAAGCGCTCCGACTCCCGGTAGGCGGCCTTCTCGTCGAGCAGCCGGGCCAGCGGGGCGAAGGGGGTGTCCGGGACGGGCTCGCCGGCCACCAGTGCGGAGTACACGGCCGCGGTGCGCTGGACGACCATGTTGACGGTGAAGCCGTCGACCAGCAGGTGGTGGTAGCGGTGCAGCCACAGGTGCCGGTCTTCGGCGACCTTGAAGAGGGCGAAGAGGAAGAGCTGGTCGTGCTCGGTGTCCAGGGGCGTGGCGAAGTCCTCGGCCATCCAGGCGCGGGCGGCCGTCCACGGGTTCGGGGCGTCGCTGACGTCGACGACGTGCAGCGACCAGTCGAGGTCCGCGGCGGGCACGAGCCGTGCGGCGGGGCCGCCCTCGGCCTCCAGGAAGCGCAGGCGCAGCGTCTCGGCCTCGGTGACGACGCGCCGCAGTGACGCCTCGAAGAGCTCCGCGTCCACCGGCCCGTTGATTTCCAGGAATTCGCCGGTGTTGAAGATTGTGTTCTGCGGATTCAGCTGCTGCGCGTACCAGACACCCGACTGGGCGGCGGTCAGCGGCAGCAGGGGACCCCGAAGATCGGACACAGCCACTCACCCTCAAATGTAATTGATGGAAATCAAGGCAACGGAGCATGTCTAACAGCGGACTTTCGGCCAGGACAACGGTGGTTGCAGAAAGCTGCCACACGGCCCCGGCGGCAGATCAGCCGCGTGCTAGCGTCGGAACATGACCGACATGAAGGCTCCGCAGGGTCTCGTCATCGACCACTACATGCCGGACTGGCATTTCCGGGAGCGGCATTGGGTGAAGGTGAGCGCGCCGCCGGAAGAGGTGCTTCGGGCGGCCCGCGAGATGACGTGGCGCGAGGCGCCTGTGGCCCGCTTCCTCCTCGCGTTCACCCGGAACAAACTGCGACCCGAGGGCCGGGTGCTCGACGACTTCGCGATGGGCGGGGACACCGTACTGGAGCTGGCCGAAGCCGAGTTGGTGTACGGGGGGATCGGTTCGCAGGCCGGCCCGGTGCGCCCGGACCGGCCCATGGCCGAGGTGTTCCGCGACTACGCCGCACCGGGCTGCACCAAGGTGGTCTTCACACTGCACCTCGCCGGTGGAATTCTCTCCACGGAGACCCGGATATGGGCCACTGACGAGGAGACCCGACGCCGTTTCGGACACTACTGGAAGGTGATCCGAATTCCCAGCGGAATGATACGTATCGCTTTGCTTTCCGCCATCAAGCGCCGGGTCGACGTCCGCCCGGCGGGCGAGTCGCGTCAGCCCTGAGCGTCCCGTACGACTTCGATGAATCGGCCCGCCGTCGAGTTGCGGTAGAAGTCCTGGGTGGTCACCTTCGGCAGGCCCTGTTCCCGCATTTCGCGGAGCACCCGGATGACCAGCAGCGAGTTCCCGCCGAGTTCGAAGAAATTGTCCTTCGGTGTGACGTCCGCGTTCAGGGCGTGGCCCCAGAGTTTCAGGATCTGCGCGGTCAGCGGGTCATGGCCGTCGGCGCTGCCGTCCCCGGCCGAAGCGGCGCGCTGTCCGGCGGGGGCCGCGGCCGGGGCCGGCAGGGCCGCCGTGTCCACCTTGCCGTTGATGGTCAACGGGATCGCGGCCACCTCGGTCAGCGACGAGGGGACCATGTAGGCGGGCAGCACCCCCCGCGCGTGGGCCAGTACGTCCGCCGTGGCGGCGGGTCCGCGCAGGGCCACGTACGCGTCGATGCGGGCGGTCGCCGCGTCGCCGGGGGTGTCGTGGTTGAGGATGGTGGCCGCGCCCGCGACGTCGGGGTGGCTGAGCAGCACGTTGCGGATCTCGTCCAGCTCGATGCGGTGGCCGCGGACCTTGACCTGGCTGTCGAGCCGGCCGAGGTGGTCGAGGCTGCCGTCGGGGCGCAGCCGGCCCCGGTCACCGCTGCGGTAGAGGCGGCCGCCGCCGTACGGGTCGGTGACGAAGCGCTCGGCGGTCAGTTCGGGCTGGCCCAGGTAGCGGTCGGCGACTCCGGCGCCGCCCACGCAGATCTCGCCCGCGGCGCCGACCGGCAGCAGCCGGCCGCGCGGGTCGCGGACGGAGAGGGTCCAGCCGGGCAGCGCGCGGCCGACCTTGCGGCCGGCGGCGAGGACGTCGGCCGGGGTCACGGTGTGGGCGGTGACGTGCACGGTGGTCTCGGTGATGCCGAACATGTTCACCAGGCGGCAGTCGGTGGGCGAGTGCCGGGCGAACCAGGGGGCGAGCATCCGTACGTCGAGCGGTTCGCCGCCGAAGACCACCAGGCGCACGGCGAGGCCGGCGGACGTGCGCCGGTCGGCCTCGACGACCTGGGCGAAGGCGGAGGGAGTCTGGTTGAGCACGGTGACGCCCTCGCGGACGAGCAGGCCGTGGAACAGCTCGGTGTCGCGGGTCGTCCAGTAGTCGACGACGACCAGGCGGCCGCCGGTGAGCAGGCAGCCCCAGATCTCCCAGACGGAGAAGTCGAAGGCGCTGGAGTGGAAGAGGGTCCACACGTCGTCGGGGCCGAGCCGGAAGTCCTCGCGGGTCGCCTCGATCAGGGCGGCGACGTTGCGGTGCGGGACCACGACGCCCTTGGGGCGGCCGGTGGAGCCGGAGGTGTAGATGACGTACGCGGGCGCGGAGCCGTCCTCGGGGCGCGGGGCGGCCGTGGGACCGTCGGCGGCCGGGGGCTCGCCGACGGCCAGGGCGTGCAGCGCGTCGGGGCCGATCACGCGGACGCCCTCGATGGAAGGGAAGCCGTCGCCGTTGGCGACGACCACGGCGGCGCCCGCGTTCAGGGCGGTGTAGCGCAGCCGCTCCTCGGGGTAGCGCAGGTCCATGGGCACGTAGGCGCAGCCGGCCTTGAGGACGCCGAGGAGGGTCACCACCAGGTCGGCGTCGCGTTCGAGGGCGACGCCGACCATGGCGCCGGGGGCCACGCCCAGGGCCCGCAGCCCGGCGGCGGTGCGCTCGGCGCGGGCGTCGAGTTCGGCGTAGCTGAGGCTGGTGCCGCCGGCGGTCAGGGCGGTCGCCCCGGGGCGGGCGCGCACCACGTCGG is from Streptomyces sp. NBC_00190 and encodes:
- a CDS encoding non-ribosomal peptide synthetase; this translates as MSRSQAASCHSLVVRMPGPVDAAELERRLRAGAAPAWPELADLRLWEEQLSLDAAHPAAAARARREAERPLRGAGLPLRAVLLRYRDGDGDLVLVARHGLTLDGTSLTFGRDGAAAGLPAGDRPALEWGLGDAAEVGRTAEVPVPLPERLPADPALLAAATALVLARYGAGEALDETLDAAALQARWETYDGAPLTLAGIGVLVEDGRPGQRRLPHLAPVLPAVLHFVRHPDGTATGTLRHDRGDLAPHVAERFAAHVAHVADQLAQAPDRPLETIELLTPEETAQVLRLGVTPAVGSAEAAGRTLDGLFADVVRARPGATALTAGGTSLSYAELDARAERTAAGLRALGVAPGAMVGVALERDADLVVTLLGVLKAGCAYVPMDLRYPEERLRYTALNAGAAVVVANGDGFPSIEGVRVIGPDALHALAVGEPPAADGPTAAPRPEDGSAPAYVIYTSGSTGRPKGVVVPHRNVAALIEATREDFRLGPDDVWTLFHSSAFDFSVWEIWGCLLTGGRLVVVDYWTTRDTELFHGLLVREGVTVLNQTPSAFAQVVEADRRTSAGLAVRLVVFGGEPLDVRMLAPWFARHSPTDCRLVNMFGITETTVHVTAHTVTPADVLAAGRKVGRALPGWTLSVRDPRGRLLPVGAAGEICVGGAGVADRYLGQPELTAERFVTDPYGGGRLYRSGDRGRLRPDGSLDHLGRLDSQVKVRGHRIELDEIRNVLLSHPDVAGAATILNHDTPGDAATARIDAYVALRGPAATADVLAHARGVLPAYMVPSSLTEVAAIPLTINGKVDTAALPAPAAAPAGQRAASAGDGSADGHDPLTAQILKLWGHALNADVTPKDNFFELGGNSLLVIRVLREMREQGLPKVTTQDFYRNSTAGRFIEVVRDAQG